CGCCAACGGCGGGTGCTGGCCCGTGCCCGGCTGCGGCGGGGTGGGAGAGGCGTCCTCACGGACGACCTCGCCCTGGACGACCTTGCCGTCCGGCTGGTGGATACGGGCCTGCCTCAGCGCATCCTCGAGTGAACCGGGCGCGGCCTGCCGCATCCGGCGCTCCAGGGACTTCCCCGCGTAGCGCCCGACGCCCTGGCGTACCGGCGGCAGAAGCAGCAGCAGACCGGCCGCGTCGGAGATCAGCCCGGGTAGCATCAGCAGCAGTCCCCCCAGCATCAGCAGGCCATTGCCCTCGGTCTGCCGTT
This DNA window, taken from Streptomyces sp. SCSIO 30461, encodes the following:
- the fxsA gene encoding FxsA family membrane protein — its product is MTTGVRTPTAPQRSRARTFLPLAVAAWLLLEIWLLTLVAGAAGGFTVFALLVAGAVLGGVVIKRAGRRAFRNLTQAFQQQPGAAPTAASGERQTEGNGLLMLGGLLLMLPGLISDAAGLLLLLPPVRQGVGRYAGKSLERRMRQAAPGSLEDALRQARIHQPDGKVVQGEVVREDASPTPPQPGTGQHPPLAP